From a region of the Tiliqua scincoides isolate rTilSci1 chromosome 4, rTilSci1.hap2, whole genome shotgun sequence genome:
- the MCM4 gene encoding DNA replication licensing factor MCM4: protein MSSPTSTPSRRGSKRHRGGAGPTTPGEDASPATSVAEDVQSPPSQRRRTDDSTSTGDLQPMPTSPPNDTQSPNVQDALFSSPPQFQPVPLDFDVSSPLTYGTPSSRVEGTPRSGVRGTPIRQRADLGSVRKARQVDLHSDAPAAEDAVASEQSLGQKLVIWGTDVNVASCKEKFQRFLQRFIDPTAKEEENIGLDLNEPLYMQRLEEINLVGEPFLNVNCDHLKSFDENLYRQLICYPQEVIPTFDMAANEIFFDHYPDSILDHQIQVRPYNALRTRNMRSLNPEDIDQLITINGMVIRSSQLIPEMQEAFFKCQACAFTARVEIDRGRIAEPSACKNCNTTHSMTLIHNRSLFSDKQMIKLQESPEDMPAGQTPYTIVLFAHNDLVDKVQPGDRVNVTGIYRAVPVRVNPRISSVRSVYKTHIDVIHYCKTDSKRLHGIEEETEQKMFTEEREKMLQELSRKPDIYDRLSSALAPSIYEHEDIKKGILLQLFGGSRKDFSHTGRGNFRAEINILLCGDPGTSKSQLLHYVYNLVPRGQYTSGKGSSAVGLTAYVMKDPETRQLVLQTGALVLSDNGICCIDEFDKMNESTRSMLHEVMEQQTLSIAKAGIICQLNARTSILAAANPIESQWNPKKTTIENIQLPHTLLSRFDLIFLMLDPRDEAYDRRLAHHLVALYYQTEEQVEEEYMDMAVLRDYIAYARSYVSPRLSEEASQALIEAYVDMRKIGSGRGMVSAYPRQLESLIRLAEAHAKVRFSDKVETIDVEEAKRLHREALKQSATDPRTGIVDISILTTGMSATARKRKEELAQALKKLIQSKGKTPALRYQQLFDDLRAQSETAVTKEMFDEALHALADDDFLTVTGKTVRLL, encoded by the exons ATGTCCTCGCCGACGTCCACCCCGAGCCGCCGCGGCAGTAAACGCCACAGAGGCGGAGCTGGACCGACGACCCCCGGGGAGGACGCCAGCCCCGCCACGT CTGTTGCTGAAGATGTACAGTCCCCTCCTTCACAGCGCCGTCGCACAGATGACTCCACATCCACTGGAGATTTGCAACCAATGCCAACATCTCCGCCAAATGACACACAGAGCCCAAATGTTCAAGACGCTCTGTTTTCCAGTCCACCACAATTCCAACCAG TGCCACTTGATTTTGATGTTAGCTCACCACTGACCTATGGCACTCCCAGCTCTAGAGTGGAAGGAACTCCAAGAAGTGGTGTGCGAGGAACTCCAATCAGACAGAGGGCTGATCTTGGCTCGGTCCGCAAAGCCAGGCAGGTGGACCTGCATTCTGATGCG CCTGCAGCAGAGGATGCAGTGGCAAGTGAACAGTCCCTTGGACAAAAGCTTGTGATATGGGGAACAGATGTTAATGTGGCCTCATGCAAAGAGAAGTTCCAG AGATTTCTCCAGCGTTTTATTGATCCAAcggctaaagaagaagaaaatattggCTTGGACCTTAATGAGCCTCTGTATATGCAACGACTGGAGGAG ATAAATTTGGTTGGGGAACCATTTCTGAATGTAAACTGTGACCATCTGAAATCATTTGATGAAAATCTTTACAGACAGCTGATTTGCTATCCCCAG GAAGTTATTCCAACGTTTGATATGGCTGCTAATGAAATTTTTTTTGACCATTATCCTGACTCAATACTGGATCACCAAATACAAGTAAGACCATACAATGCCTTGAGGACCAGAAACATGAGGAGCCTTAACCCAGAAG ACATTGACCAGCTTATCACTATAAATGGTATGGTGATCAGAAGCTCCCAATTAATTCCAGAAATGCAAGAAGCTTTCTTTAAGTGCCAGGCCTGTGCTTTCACAGCAAGAGTAGAAATTGACCGTGGCAGGATTGCTGAACCCTCAGCATGCAAGAACTGTAATACCACACATAGTATGACTTTGATTCACAATCGCTCACTCTTCTCAGATAAGCAGATG ATCAAATTGCAGGAATCTCCAGAAGATATGCCTGCTGGCCAGACACCATATACTATTGTTCTGTTTGCTCACAATGATCTTGTTGATAAAGTTCAGCCAGGTGACCGAGTTAACGTTACAG GTATCTACAGAGCAGTCCCTGTTCGTGTTAATCCAAGAATAAGCAGCGTAAGATCTGTATATAAGACACACATTGATGTTATTCATTATTGCAAAACGGACTCGAAACGTTTGCATGGGATTGAGGAAGAAACAGAGCAGAAAATGTTTACAGAGGAACGTGAAAAAATGCTTCAAGAGCTGTCTAGAAAACCAGATATTTATGACAGGCTTTCTTCAGCACTTGCTCCAAGTATTTATGAGCATGAAGATATTAAAAAG GGCATTCTTCTTCAGTTATTTGGAGGATCAAGGAAAGATTTCAGTCATACTGGTAGAGGTAATTTTCGTGCTGAGATCAACATTCTGCTCTGTGGAGATCCTGGGACTAGCAAGTCACAGTTGCTTCATTATGTCTATAACTTGGTTCCAAGAGGCCAATATACATCTGGGAAAGGCTCCAGCGCTGTTGGTCTTACAGCATACGTAATGAAGGATCCTGAAACAAGACAGTTAGTTCTGCAAACAGGAGCTTTGGTTCTCAGTGACAACGGCATTTGCTGTATTGATGAGTTTGATAAAATGAATGAAAGTACAAGATCAATGCTTCATGAAGTCATGGAACAACAAACACTTTCTATTGCTAAG GCAGGAATTATTTGCCAGTTGAATGCTCGAACCTCAATCCTGGCAGCTGCTAATCCTATAGAATCTCAGTGGAATCCAAAGAAAACTACTATTGAAAACATTCAGCTTCCCCACACATTGTTGTCTAG GTTTGATCTCATTTTCCTTATGCTGGACCCTAGAGATGAAGCATATGATAGGCGTTTGGCTCACCACTTGGTTGCATTGTACTATCAAACAGAAGAGCAGGTTGAAGAGGAATACATGGATATGGCAGTATTAAGAGATTATATTGCTTATGCTCGCAGCTATGTCAGTCCAAGGCTGAGTGAAGAAGCAAGTCAAGCTCTTATTGAG GCATATGTGGATATGAGAAAGATTGGAAGTGGTAGAGGAATGGTTTCTGCATATCCTCGACAGTTGGAGTCTCTGATTCGTCTAGCAGAAGCTCATGCTAAAGTGCGCTTTTCTGATAAGGTAGAAACAATAGATGTAGAGGAAGCTAAACGCCTTCACCGTGAGGCTCTAAAACAGTCTGCTACTGATCCAAGAACGGGAATTGTGGACATATCTATTCTCACTACAG GTATGAGTGCAACTGCCCGTAAACGCAAAGAAGAACTAGCTCAAGCATTGAAGAAGCTTATTCAATCAAAGGGTAAAACGCCGGCTCTAAGATACCAACAGCTGTTTGATGATCTTCGTGCACAATCTGAAACA GCTGTCACTAAAGAAATGTTTGATGAAGCACTTCATGCATTGGCTGATGATGACTTCTTGACTGTGACTGGAAAGACTGTTCGACTGCTCTAA